The DNA region AGGAGAACGTGTCGAAGCAGGAAGATATCGAAGTTTGGTAGGAAGTCTTCGCTATCTCACATGTACAAGACCAGATATCTCATTAAGTGTAGGCATTGTAAGTCGATTCATGGAGGAGCCAGTGTATACACATTGGAAAACATTGAAGCGAATTCTGAGGTACATCCAAGGAACAGTGTCACTTTGGATGTTTTACTCGAATTCAGACAAATACAAGTTGGTTGGTTACTCTGACAGTGATTGGTGCGGAGACATAGACGatcgaaaaagcacttctggataTGTGTTTTTCATGGGAAATACTGCATTCACTTGGCTTTCTAAAAAGCAGTCAATAGTAACACTTTCGACATGTGAAGCAGAATATGTAGCAGCATCCTGGTGTGTTTGTCATGCAATATGGCTCAGAAGATTGATGAGTAAAATGGAGCTAGAACAGAAAGATGCTACAATAATACAAGTTGACAACAGGTCAGCAATTGAGTTAGCAAAGAATCCAGTAAACCATGAAAGGAGCAAACACATTGACGTTCGTTTTCACTTTATTCGAGAACACGTGAAGGAAGGAAGTGTCGAATTGAAGCATGTAGCAAGTAAGGACCAAGCAACagacattttcacaaaaccactatCAAAAGAAATCTTCGACAGAGGGAAGAAATTGATAGGCATGATGAATAGAAGAAACATTTAAGTTTATAGAGGAGttttgttgaataaactttaatgttAGAGTTAGTGGGTTTTAATAATAAGTTAATGGAGAGATTTGGAAGGTTAAGAGACAATGGAAAAATTAAGAGTATTTACTATTTATTTTAATTAGTAGAATAGCTAAAGGTTTTGTATGTATAAAAGTCCAAAATTGCATTCTAATAAAACACAGAAGTTTACAAAAGAATCGTTTCTTCTGACAGGGTTGACATTGGTCACGAAGTGAGGAGTATGGACATTGTAAGATCCATATTCGAGTCTCTGGAAGACCGGCGTGAATTTTTCCATGAACAGTGACGACATTCGCGGCGGTGAACGCATCGC from Lathyrus oleraceus cultivar Zhongwan6 chromosome 1, CAAS_Psat_ZW6_1.0, whole genome shotgun sequence includes:
- the LOC127090043 gene encoding secreted RxLR effector protein 161-like, coding for MESCNPASTPMEPGTKLSKFDVGERVEAGRYRSLVGSLRYLTCTRPDISLSVGIVSRFMEEPVYTHWKTLKRILRYIQGTVSLWMFYSNSDKYKLVGYSDSDWCGDIDDRKSTSGYVFFMGNTAFTWLSKKQSIVTLSTCEAEYVAASWCVCHAIWLRRLMSKMELEQKDATIIQVDNRSAIELAKNPVNHERSKHIDVRFHFIREHVKEGSVELKHVASKDQATDIFTKPLSKEIFDRGKKLIGMMNRRNI